In one window of Methanosarcina vacuolata Z-761 DNA:
- a CDS encoding DEAD/DEAH box helicase, with amino-acid sequence MKSIDEHGFESPTAVQEKSIPLILAGEDVIAGAATGSGKTLAFASGILQNSEKGKGIQALILTPTRELAEQVANSFRKFSKYDPLNIASIYGGVGINPQIKELKNAEVVVGTPGRLLDHISRNTIKLNNMKTLVLDEADHMFDMGFKVDVEKIIKECPQNRQTLLFSATITKDIVRLSRKYMENPVRVSVESYIDPQKLNQVVYKVQDDMKLSLLVYLLQNEKSNLGMVFCNTKRNTEKVAKNLRKSSINAVAIHGGLTQNERTRIMEKFHSGNICVLVCTDVAGRGLDIRGVSHVYNYDIPRESKQYIHRIGRTARAGAEGKAINILSKNDHANFMSVLKDNDVDIKEQALPALKKIVIERPEIRLPKPVNRMNNPSRKGHKPRHKNC; translated from the coding sequence TTGAAATCAATAGATGAACATGGCTTTGAAAGCCCTACAGCAGTACAGGAAAAATCAATTCCCCTAATACTTGCTGGGGAAGATGTTATAGCCGGAGCCGCAACAGGTTCCGGAAAAACACTCGCATTTGCTTCCGGCATATTACAAAATTCCGAAAAAGGAAAAGGAATTCAGGCTTTGATCCTGACCCCTACAAGAGAACTGGCGGAGCAGGTGGCAAATTCTTTCAGGAAATTCTCAAAATACGACCCGTTAAATATCGCATCTATCTATGGCGGTGTAGGGATCAATCCACAAATTAAAGAATTAAAGAATGCCGAGGTTGTTGTGGGAACACCCGGTAGGCTACTCGATCATATCAGCAGAAATACCATCAAACTCAATAATATGAAAACCCTTGTCCTTGATGAGGCAGACCATATGTTTGATATGGGATTCAAAGTGGATGTAGAAAAAATTATCAAGGAATGTCCTCAAAACAGGCAGACCCTTTTGTTCTCTGCGACCATTACAAAAGATATTGTCCGGCTTTCCCGCAAGTACATGGAAAACCCGGTTCGAGTTTCAGTAGAGTCTTATATCGACCCGCAAAAATTGAATCAGGTCGTTTATAAAGTACAAGATGACATGAAATTATCTCTGCTCGTGTACCTTCTGCAAAATGAGAAGTCAAACCTCGGGATGGTTTTCTGCAACACAAAAAGAAACACTGAAAAAGTCGCAAAAAACCTGAGAAAATCAAGTATCAATGCCGTAGCAATTCATGGCGGTTTGACACAGAACGAACGAACTCGCATAATGGAAAAATTCCATTCCGGGAACATATGTGTCCTTGTATGCACAGATGTAGCCGGAAGAGGGCTTGATATACGGGGTGTTTCCCATGTTTACAATTATGATATTCCCAGGGAGAGTAAACAGTATATTCACAGGATTGGAAGAACTGCACGAGCAGGAGCAGAAGGAAAAGCGATAAATATCCTTTCCAAAAATGACCATGCTAATTTCATGAGTGTGCTGAAAGACAATGATGTGGATATTAAGGAACAGGCACTACCTGCTCTGAAGAAGATTGTAATTGAAAGACCGGAAATAAGATTGCCAAAGCCGGTAAATAGGATGAACAATCCCTCCAGAAAAGGTCATAAACCCAGGCACAAAAACTGTTAG
- a CDS encoding PAS domain S-box protein, protein MSRESGYGGPNINRNDIKGAENEENWMAEFLLNSPGPVLRIGSEGTVLYANKAGESLLEALKSQVGEKAPAEILKTARRVAVKNIFEQTELKAGEKTYSIVFTPLLACKSVIMSAFEITSCKQTEEKLLLRKREYEVLSQISGLSLKVPDFQSLLDQALPLVAATLGIEYCCVLKLLPDGNFIFETGTGWKPENTGRIIKKDLASRAGYTVLSGRPILLEKLDKKNSFSAMGLEESLSIISGISLLLGSIEKPYGMLTAHSTRKEKFTEEDTRFLNAVAIILSFTIQRNKVEDTLREKVYFLETLLDTIPTPVYYKDRKGYYQGCNELFARMILGSSKEKVTGHTIDELSEAIPSELSEFYTSMDRQLFQKGRSQVYETKVLCSDGIKRDFIFNKVAYKSFCGNIEGLLGVMLDITGRKKTEEKLQKSEERYRLIAEQTGQMIYDIDLKNGRVEWAGAVTELTGYSSKEIENLDFYDWLEHIHPEDYENVQQSLKNCWNTGDKFSEEFRLKRKDGGYFFVKNKGVCLRDEEDCICRALGVMVDVTAIKQSSIKLRESEELYRSFLQNFKGISFKLNRNFDLLLLEGALDEITGYTEEEFISGRIKFFNLIVPEDRPLLYMIQSKLIYSPALSPSPNSIMEYDYRLRRKDGSIRWVHELIHNVCSTSGETAFIQGYAYDITPRKIAEETLKKAEKIGMREIHHRIKNNLQIVSSLLSLQADKFKDKEVIEAFRESEKRVVSMSIIHEELYKSKDAASVDFAAYLNKLTAEILHSYRVGNEEIKLVLEVDSTLLGVDTAIPLGIIINELFSNSLKYAFPKGMEGKIRISLSRNEVECEKTGEATEKKFPELPSGFTLVYSDNGARFPEEVDFKNSKTLGLQLVNALVEQINGTIELEKGNKTKYTIRFEDKR, encoded by the coding sequence ATGAGCAGAGAATCTGGATACGGTGGCCCTAACATAAATCGAAACGACATTAAGGGTGCGGAAAACGAAGAAAACTGGATGGCCGAATTTTTATTAAATAGCCCTGGCCCTGTCCTGCGAATAGGGTCAGAAGGAACAGTTCTTTACGCAAATAAAGCAGGAGAATCCTTACTTGAAGCTCTTAAAAGCCAGGTTGGAGAAAAAGCGCCTGCTGAAATCCTGAAGACTGCTCGGCGAGTGGCAGTCAAAAATATATTTGAACAGACTGAACTGAAAGCAGGCGAGAAAACTTATTCAATCGTTTTTACTCCTTTACTTGCCTGCAAAAGTGTAATTATGTCTGCATTTGAAATCACTTCCTGTAAACAGACCGAAGAGAAGCTACTCTTAAGAAAAAGAGAGTATGAAGTGCTTTCCCAAATTTCCGGTCTCTCTCTCAAAGTCCCGGATTTTCAGTCTCTGCTTGATCAAGCCTTGCCTCTTGTTGCAGCAACTCTTGGCATAGAGTACTGCTGCGTCTTAAAACTCCTGCCTGATGGAAATTTTATATTTGAAACCGGGACCGGCTGGAAGCCAGAAAACACAGGCAGGATCATTAAAAAAGATTTAGCTTCAAGAGCTGGCTATACTGTACTTTCAGGTCGCCCTATCCTGTTAGAAAAACTTGATAAGAAGAATTCCTTCAGCGCAATGGGCCTTGAGGAATCCCTGAGTATAATTAGTGGAATAAGTTTGCTGCTAGGAAGTATTGAAAAGCCTTATGGAATGCTGACAGCTCACAGCACGAGAAAGGAAAAATTTACCGAGGAAGATACTCGTTTCCTGAATGCTGTTGCAATAATCCTTTCATTTACAATTCAAAGAAATAAAGTGGAAGACACACTCCGAGAAAAGGTGTATTTTCTGGAAACTCTACTGGATACAATTCCAACTCCTGTATATTATAAGGACCGAAAAGGCTATTACCAGGGCTGCAACGAGCTCTTTGCAAGGATGATCCTCGGAAGTTCAAAAGAAAAAGTAACCGGTCATACTATAGATGAGCTTTCCGAAGCAATTCCCTCAGAGCTTAGTGAATTTTACACCAGTATGGACAGGCAGCTATTCCAGAAAGGAAGAAGCCAGGTTTACGAGACTAAAGTACTGTGCTCTGACGGGATCAAAAGAGACTTCATTTTCAATAAGGTCGCGTACAAAAGTTTTTGTGGGAATATAGAAGGGCTTCTAGGAGTAATGCTTGATATTACAGGGCGTAAAAAAACAGAAGAGAAATTGCAAAAAAGTGAGGAGAGATACCGCCTTATTGCGGAACAAACAGGGCAGATGATATATGATATTGATCTGAAAAACGGTAGGGTTGAGTGGGCAGGAGCAGTCACTGAGCTCACGGGTTACAGCAGTAAAGAAATTGAGAATCTTGATTTTTACGATTGGCTTGAGCACATTCATCCAGAGGATTATGAAAATGTGCAGCAGTCATTGAAAAACTGCTGGAATACAGGAGATAAATTCAGTGAGGAATTCAGATTAAAGCGAAAGGATGGAGGCTATTTTTTCGTAAAAAATAAAGGAGTATGCCTGAGAGATGAGGAAGACTGCATATGCAGGGCTCTCGGGGTAATGGTAGACGTTACCGCAATTAAACAATCTTCCATAAAATTGAGGGAAAGCGAAGAGTTATACAGGTCATTTTTACAGAATTTCAAAGGAATTTCGTTTAAACTTAACAGGAATTTTGACCTCCTCTTGCTTGAGGGAGCCCTTGATGAAATAACCGGATATACCGAAGAAGAATTTATTTCTGGTAGAATAAAGTTCTTTAACCTTATTGTCCCGGAAGACAGACCATTGTTATATATGATTCAGAGTAAACTGATTTATTCCCCGGCCCTCTCACCCTCCCCTAATTCCATTATGGAGTACGACTACAGACTCAGGAGGAAGGATGGAAGCATAAGGTGGGTCCATGAGTTAATTCATAACGTATGCAGCACTTCAGGAGAAACTGCATTTATTCAGGGGTATGCCTATGACATTACCCCGAGGAAAATCGCTGAGGAAACCCTTAAGAAAGCCGAAAAAATTGGAATGAGGGAGATTCACCACCGGATAAAGAACAACCTTCAGATAGTCTCCTCCCTGCTAAGCCTTCAGGCTGACAAGTTCAAAGACAAAGAGGTTATTGAAGCTTTCAGGGAAAGTGAAAAACGCGTAGTTTCGATGTCCATTATTCATGAAGAACTTTATAAGTCAAAGGATGCGGCAAGTGTTGATTTTGCAGCATATCTAAATAAATTGACTGCGGAAATTCTGCACTCATACAGAGTTGGAAATGAGGAGATCAAGCTTGTCCTTGAGGTGGACAGTACACTTCTCGGAGTTGATACTGCAATTCCACTGGGAATTATAATTAATGAACTTTTCTCAAACTCCCTTAAGTACGCGTTTCCAAAAGGTATGGAAGGAAAAATCAGGATTTCCCTCTCCCGAAATGAAGTTGAATGTGAAAAAACAGGCGAAGCAACCGAAAAGAAATTCCCAGAATTGCCTTCCGGTTTTACTCTTGTCTACTCGGACAATGGGGCCCGTTTTCCAGAAGAAGTGGATTTCAAAAATTCGAAAACCCTGGGCTTACAACTTGTAAATGCTCTCGTTGAACAGATTAACGGAACAATCGAGCTTGAGAAAGGGAATAAAACAAAATACACTATCAGGTTTGAAGATAAAAGATGA
- a CDS encoding NAD(P)/FAD-dependent oxidoreductase produces MKYDVVVVGAGPVGSTAARYAALNGAKVLMIEEHAFIGSPVSCTGLLSTRAVAECELKPSDEFVFNSVRGAFVYAPDGQCLPIDGKQTKAYVVSRKNFDRALAVRAVEEGVELSLRTRAVGLEKPNPENETGEQQDSQVKLRVLKNGKPETVFASVVIGADGVKSRIASYAGMEKPARVLPGIQIEAPYASDDSDFVELFPGSSAPGFFAWTVPVNEKISRIALALEPGLAWKSGQKDCSPLSYLEKFLHFNPHVKARYSGGMLDFVVGGIPIGPPEKTVADGILLVGDAAGQTKPTSGGGIYTGAFAAKIAGKVAAQAALEGDTSAKRLSEYDQLWRKGLGRELEIGMKIHDYIGKLEDRQFNELIGSLNTPSILDTITEYGDMDNPSILIRKLMLSGNSFRLMKAFGTFIKTLF; encoded by the coding sequence ATGAAATATGATGTTGTTGTGGTTGGAGCCGGGCCTGTGGGATCTACTGCAGCTCGCTATGCAGCCCTGAATGGGGCAAAGGTCCTCATGATTGAAGAGCATGCTTTCATAGGGTCTCCTGTAAGCTGTACCGGACTTTTGAGTACCAGAGCGGTTGCAGAGTGCGAGCTCAAGCCTTCGGACGAGTTTGTGTTCAATTCCGTGCGTGGAGCCTTCGTATATGCTCCGGATGGGCAGTGCCTGCCAATCGATGGAAAGCAGACCAAAGCGTATGTGGTCTCACGGAAAAACTTTGACCGCGCCCTTGCAGTAAGGGCTGTGGAAGAAGGTGTTGAACTATCTCTCAGGACAAGGGCTGTGGGACTCGAAAAACCGAACCCGGAAAACGAGACGGGGGAACAGCAAGATTCTCAGGTAAAACTCAGGGTACTGAAAAACGGCAAACCTGAAACAGTATTTGCATCCGTCGTGATAGGAGCTGACGGCGTAAAAAGCCGGATAGCCAGCTATGCAGGGATGGAAAAACCTGCCCGCGTACTTCCGGGTATCCAGATCGAAGCTCCTTATGCCTCGGATGACAGCGACTTTGTTGAACTTTTTCCTGGCTCTTCTGCTCCCGGCTTTTTTGCCTGGACTGTACCCGTTAATGAAAAAATTTCAAGAATTGCGCTTGCTCTTGAACCCGGACTTGCCTGGAAAAGTGGTCAGAAAGACTGTTCTCCTCTTTCTTATCTTGAGAAATTCCTGCACTTTAACCCTCATGTAAAAGCAAGATACTCAGGAGGCATGCTTGATTTTGTAGTAGGGGGAATCCCCATAGGCCCTCCGGAAAAAACAGTAGCGGATGGAATTCTGCTGGTCGGCGATGCGGCAGGGCAGACAAAACCGACCTCTGGAGGTGGTATTTACACAGGAGCCTTTGCGGCAAAGATCGCTGGAAAGGTTGCTGCACAGGCTGCCCTTGAAGGAGATACCTCGGCAAAGCGGCTTTCCGAATACGACCAGCTCTGGCGGAAGGGTCTTGGAAGAGAGCTTGAAATAGGCATGAAAATTCATGACTACATCGGAAAGCTGGAAGACAGGCAGTTCAATGAACTTATAGGTTCGCTAAACACCCCTTCGATTCTCGACACAATTACCGAATACGGAGACATGGACAATCCTTCTATCCTTATAAGGAAGCTCATGCTTTCAGGAAATTCCTTCAGACTTATGAAAGCTTTTGGAACATTCATAAAGACACTCTTTTGA
- a CDS encoding VOC family protein, which produces MKGTIELLIRKIVLGTSQYGSKNGFWDRIVDKKLPNSTLINNDKQYSYGDNMKVKYATIIVEDMDESIKFYTEVMGLEIDSQHNPQPGATITLLKGEGDAMIELIKNTENETGL; this is translated from the coding sequence TTGAAAGGAACAATCGAACTACTGATTAGGAAAATAGTTTTGGGTACCTCCCAATATGGGAGTAAAAATGGCTTTTGGGATAGAATCGTTGATAAAAAATTACCAAATTCAACATTAATAAATAATGATAAACAGTATTCATATGGTGATAATATGAAAGTTAAATACGCTACCATCATAGTTGAGGATATGGATGAGTCAATTAAATTTTACACAGAAGTTATGGGACTTGAAATAGATAGCCAACACAATCCCCAACCTGGAGCAACAATCACATTATTGAAAGGGGAAGGGGATGCTATGATAGAGCTCATAAAAAATACAGAGAATGAAACTGGCCTGTAA
- a CDS encoding hydantoinase/oxoprolinase family protein, with protein sequence MLIGIDVGGTTTDAVLIQNGEVYSTAKVSTEHGNLLNSLLEALDAVSKDIPPEQLERVVFSTTVITNLIAEGKTDRVALVLIPGPGVNPASYTFPDSFYLKGAMDYRGREIDPLDEAEIRKTVGLIQKSGFSRAAIISKFGQRNPSHELRVEEIFREAYPGCKLELGHKVSGKLNFPRRIATAMLASATRERYQEFVDKINKALEERNIRAPVYILKADGGTLPVEKSIEFPVETIFSGPAASTIGALALTSEGETSVVVDIGGTTTDLALILSGKPLLASKGVKLGGFLTHVRAFAVRSIAIGGDSVVRVKDLDPGTKQITIGPDRAGPAYCMGGKETTPTDALKFLGLIEVGNPERASEAIKVTASELGKSETETASLIVDRVSQMIADAVNEMFFEWEQEPAYRVWEVLQEKNTRPENVVGIGGGAKGLIAEIAKKLNANPVIPAHAEVGNAIGAAVARPTLTLNLHIDTEQKVYSVAEEGEIVSLNTTKFKNLNKISLDEAETLAADLLRERAKDFGISEYANEAEIVNSEVFNVVNGWYTTGRLFDVNMQIPAGLIPEWKRRE encoded by the coding sequence ATGCTAATAGGAATTGATGTCGGAGGCACTACCACGGATGCAGTGCTTATCCAGAATGGAGAAGTGTATAGTACTGCCAAGGTTTCCACTGAACACGGAAATCTGCTAAATTCCCTGCTTGAGGCCCTTGATGCTGTCAGCAAAGATATTCCTCCTGAGCAGCTGGAAAGAGTAGTGTTCAGTACAACCGTGATAACAAATCTCATTGCCGAAGGCAAAACTGACCGTGTAGCCCTGGTATTAATCCCAGGACCCGGGGTTAACCCGGCAAGTTATACTTTTCCTGACAGTTTTTATCTAAAAGGGGCTATGGATTACAGGGGAAGGGAAATTGATCCCCTCGATGAGGCCGAGATCAGGAAAACTGTGGGTTTGATCCAAAAATCCGGATTTTCGAGAGCAGCCATAATAAGTAAGTTCGGGCAGAGGAACCCTTCTCACGAACTCAGGGTGGAGGAGATTTTCAGGGAGGCATATCCTGGCTGCAAACTGGAACTCGGGCATAAGGTTTCTGGAAAACTGAATTTTCCAAGACGGATAGCAACTGCCATGCTTGCCTCTGCCACCAGAGAACGCTACCAGGAGTTTGTTGACAAAATCAATAAAGCCCTTGAGGAGAGAAATATCCGGGCTCCTGTGTATATCCTGAAAGCCGATGGAGGAACTCTTCCGGTTGAGAAATCAATAGAATTTCCTGTGGAAACTATATTTTCGGGCCCTGCTGCCAGCACAATCGGAGCTCTTGCCCTTACCTCTGAAGGGGAGACCTCAGTGGTAGTGGATATAGGAGGGACTACCACAGACCTTGCATTAATTCTTTCAGGCAAGCCCCTTCTGGCTTCTAAAGGCGTAAAACTCGGAGGTTTCCTTACACATGTCCGGGCTTTTGCGGTCCGCTCGATAGCTATAGGAGGAGACAGTGTTGTAAGGGTTAAGGACCTGGACCCAGGCACAAAACAGATAACAATCGGCCCTGATAGGGCAGGCCCAGCTTACTGCATGGGAGGAAAAGAAACTACCCCCACGGATGCCCTGAAGTTCCTCGGGCTTATTGAAGTAGGAAATCCCGAACGTGCAAGTGAAGCGATTAAAGTCACAGCTTCTGAACTTGGAAAATCCGAAACTGAAACTGCATCCCTGATTGTGGACAGAGTTTCACAGATGATTGCTGACGCGGTCAATGAGATGTTTTTTGAATGGGAACAGGAGCCTGCTTACAGAGTATGGGAGGTACTGCAGGAGAAAAATACAAGGCCTGAAAACGTGGTTGGAATCGGAGGGGGTGCAAAAGGGCTTATTGCAGAGATTGCAAAAAAACTTAATGCAAACCCTGTTATTCCCGCACATGCCGAGGTGGGAAATGCTATTGGAGCAGCCGTTGCAAGGCCCACGCTTACTCTGAACCTGCACATTGATACTGAACAGAAAGTGTACTCTGTTGCCGAGGAAGGGGAGATTGTCAGTCTAAACACAACAAAGTTCAAGAACTTGAATAAAATCAGCCTCGACGAAGCTGAAACCCTTGCAGCAGATCTCTTAAGGGAACGTGCGAAAGATTTCGGAATTTCCGAGTATGCCAATGAAGCTGAGATCGTTAATAGTGAAGTCTTCAATGTCGTCAATGGCTGGTATACTACAGGGCGGCTTTTTGACGTAAACATGCAGATTCCTGCAGGCCTGATACCGGAATGGAAAAGGAGGGAATAA
- a CDS encoding alpha/beta fold hydrolase, which yields MTEAQKQLLANSTILKTEYGDIEYTVEGKGTPILLIHGAGGGYDQGLWAGKVFFGNGYKFVSVSRYGYLRSPIPDNASIKSQAAAYETLLDNLSIDKIIVVGVSAGGPSATQFANDYPNRCSALILISAVSMGPAPGDQDPFYVGIIHTIQQSDYAYWLFTRFLQSTILDMMGIPSQVYETFSPEQKELAQEMLDIMHPMSQRYKGTVNDEKMIEFYTVPTDNLRAPTLIIHAKDDALVSYKHAENAHSKINQSQLVLYDTGGHGMLSQMNGTRVLVKELLNESPY from the coding sequence ATGACAGAAGCACAAAAGCAATTGCTTGCGAATAGTACTATTTTGAAAACAGAATATGGGGATATTGAGTATACTGTAGAGGGAAAAGGGACGCCTATCTTATTGATACATGGCGCAGGAGGCGGCTATGATCAGGGACTCTGGGCGGGCAAAGTATTTTTCGGGAACGGTTATAAATTCGTCTCGGTTTCACGATATGGCTATCTTCGATCACCCATTCCGGATAATGCTTCGATTAAATCGCAAGCTGCTGCGTATGAAACTCTTCTGGACAATCTAAGCATAGATAAAATAATTGTTGTTGGTGTATCAGCTGGAGGTCCGTCAGCCACTCAGTTTGCAAACGACTATCCTAACAGATGCTCAGCATTGATATTGATTTCTGCTGTAAGTATGGGTCCGGCACCAGGTGACCAGGATCCTTTTTATGTTGGCATTATTCACACTATCCAGCAATCTGATTATGCATACTGGCTCTTCACAAGATTTCTTCAATCTACAATTCTGGACATGATGGGAATCCCATCACAGGTATACGAAACATTTAGTCCTGAACAGAAAGAATTGGCACAGGAAATGCTAGATATAATGCATCCGATGTCTCAAAGGTATAAAGGCACTGTAAACGATGAAAAGATGATTGAATTTTATACCGTACCTACAGATAATCTTCGTGCACCAACATTAATTATCCACGCTAAAGATGATGCGCTGGTAAGTTACAAACATGCAGAAAATGCTCACAGTAAAATAAACCAATCGCAACTGGTCTTATATGATACTGGAGGGCATGGAATGTTATCTCAAATGAACGGTACGAGGGTGCTTGTGAAAGAACTTCTAAATGAATCCCCCTATTAA
- a CDS encoding Glu/Leu/Phe/Val family dehydrogenase, whose protein sequence is MSSRSKLLEDVKQHLCTCAAGLKLTPDMEVFLEVSMRELYVSLPVHMDDGSIKVFKGFRVQYNEALGPTKGGVRFHPDGTMETTRALAALMTWKCALHKLPLGGAKGGVICNPKELSHREIERLSRAYIRGIYQIIGPDRDIPAPDVYTNPQVMAWMMDEYSKLAGRNVFGSITGKPTSLGGSAGRYDATARGGLYTIREAAERLGINLKDSRVAVHGFGNVGYHAAYLAKKLYGCKVVAVSDSKGAIFSPYGLDPEDVSGHKHSTGSVLNYPGAENLTNKELLELDVEILIPASLENIITEENAGNIKARILAEMANGPTTFEGEAILNSKGIHIIPDILCNGGGVIVSYFEMVQNQSSTQWEEEEVRNRLERKMKEAYCSVYDFASKNNVEMRQAAYTLAVGRVVEAMQLRGWI, encoded by the coding sequence TTGAGTTCTCGCTCCAAGCTCCTTGAAGACGTTAAGCAGCACCTGTGCACCTGTGCTGCAGGCCTTAAACTCACGCCTGATATGGAAGTGTTCCTGGAAGTGTCTATGAGAGAACTCTATGTTTCCCTCCCTGTCCACATGGATGATGGTTCTATTAAGGTTTTTAAAGGCTTTCGGGTTCAGTACAACGAAGCTCTGGGCCCCACGAAAGGTGGTGTTCGTTTTCATCCCGACGGTACTATGGAAACAACGAGAGCCCTTGCGGCCCTCATGACCTGGAAATGTGCCCTTCATAAGCTGCCCCTCGGAGGAGCGAAAGGTGGGGTTATTTGCAACCCAAAAGAACTTTCACATAGGGAAATCGAGCGCCTGAGCAGGGCTTACATCCGTGGGATTTACCAGATAATAGGCCCGGATAGGGATATCCCTGCCCCTGACGTTTATACAAATCCACAGGTTATGGCCTGGATGATGGACGAATACTCGAAACTCGCAGGCAGAAATGTGTTCGGTTCCATTACAGGCAAGCCGACAAGCCTTGGAGGCTCGGCAGGCAGGTATGATGCCACTGCAAGAGGCGGTTTATACACTATAAGGGAAGCAGCAGAAAGACTTGGAATAAACCTGAAAGATTCAAGAGTTGCAGTTCATGGCTTTGGAAACGTAGGATATCATGCCGCTTATCTTGCAAAGAAACTATACGGCTGCAAGGTTGTGGCTGTAAGCGACAGCAAAGGCGCAATCTTCTCACCCTATGGACTTGACCCCGAAGACGTTTCAGGCCATAAGCACTCAACTGGTTCGGTGCTGAACTATCCGGGAGCAGAGAACCTAACTAACAAAGAGTTGCTGGAACTGGATGTTGAAATCCTGATCCCGGCTTCTCTTGAAAACATAATCACTGAAGAGAACGCGGGAAACATTAAAGCCAGGATTCTTGCCGAGATGGCTAACGGTCCAACTACATTCGAAGGAGAAGCAATCCTCAATTCAAAAGGAATTCATATCATCCCAGATATCCTCTGCAACGGGGGCGGAGTTATTGTCTCATACTTTGAGATGGTACAGAACCAGTCAAGTACGCAATGGGAAGAAGAGGAAGTTCGGAATCGTCTGGAGAGAAAGATGAAAGAAGCATATTGTTCGGTATATGATTTTGCCTCAAAAAACAATGTAGAGATGCGACAGGCTGCATATACTCTTGCTGTCGGCAGAGTGGTTGAAGCCATGCAGCTCCGGGGCTGGATATGA
- a CDS encoding rubredoxin, with amino-acid sequence MKTGMTQMYRCGNCGYLYNPDRGDSSQSIVPDTSFQSLPKSWTCPRCGAPKEKFKKI; translated from the coding sequence ATGAAAACAGGGATGACTCAAATGTACAGATGCGGCAATTGCGGATACCTTTACAACCCTGATCGTGGTGATTCCTCACAATCCATAGTTCCGGATACGTCTTTTCAAAGTCTCCCAAAATCATGGACATGCCCGAGATGCGGAGCCCCCAAAGAAAAGTTCAAAAAAATTTAA
- a CDS encoding CatA-like O-acetyltransferase — protein sequence MGNRYQTIDFETWKRKEYCQIYRNAVQPQYCVSFELDVTNFKKRVKENNWSFTMAFIFAVTKCANEIEEFRYRFFDGEVVLYESIDTSFTYLDKETELFKVVYVPMQDTIEKFVELATVTAENQKESFTGPVENDVYQFSALPWITFTHISHTDFGNREKAQPIFDWGKYQEREGKLMMPFAVQVHHAFVDGIHIGKLADKLQRYLDEV from the coding sequence ATGGGAAACAGATACCAGACAATAGATTTTGAAACATGGAAAAGAAAAGAATATTGTCAAATATACAGGAATGCAGTTCAGCCTCAATATTGTGTAAGTTTTGAACTTGATGTGACGAATTTTAAAAAGAGAGTTAAAGAAAATAACTGGTCATTTACGATGGCGTTTATATTTGCTGTTACGAAATGCGCAAATGAAATCGAGGAGTTTCGGTATCGTTTTTTTGATGGTGAAGTTGTGTTATATGAATCCATTGATACCTCATTTACATATCTGGATAAAGAAACAGAGTTATTTAAGGTAGTATATGTTCCCATGCAGGATACGATTGAAAAGTTTGTAGAATTGGCAACCGTAACGGCAGAAAATCAAAAAGAAAGTTTTACAGGACCTGTAGAAAACGATGTATATCAATTCTCAGCCTTGCCGTGGATAACGTTTACGCATATTTCACACACGGATTTCGGAAACAGGGAAAAAGCTCAACCCATATTTGATTGGGGAAAATATCAGGAAAGGGAAGGTAAACTTATGATGCCGTTTGCAGTCCAGGTCCACCATGCATTTGTTGATGGTATTCATATTGGCAAACTTGCGGATAAGCTGCAGAGATACCTGGATGAAGTGTAG